Genomic window (Streptomyces yatensis):
TCGTCTACGGCTCGATGGCCGTGGACGACAACGGCTCGGCGCTGTGGACCAACAGGAACGGCCACGGCGACGCCGCCCACCTCGGCGACCTCGACCCCGCGCGGCCGGGCCTGGAGTACTTCAAGGTGGACGAGGACTCGTCCAAGCCGGGCTCGTACTTCGCCGACGCCCGCACCGGCCAGGTGCTGTGGTCCACCGCGTCCGGCGGCGACAACGGGCGCGGTGCGGCCGGCGACATCTGGGCGGGCAACGACGGCGCCGAGATGTGGTCCGCGCGGGACGACCAGATCCGCGACGAGGGCGGCGGCGCCAAGGGCCGCAAACCGTCCTCGATCAACTTCCTGGCCTGGTGGGACGGCGATCCGGTGCGCGAGCTGCTGGACGGCACGCATATCGACAAGTACGGCCCCTCCGGTGACACCCGGCTGCTCACCGGCTCCGGGGTGCACTCCAACAACGGCACCAAGGCCACCCCGTCGCTGTCCGGCGACATCCTCGGCGACTGGCGCGAGGAGGTGGTCTGGCCGACCGGCGACAACAAGGCGCTGCGGATCTACTCCACGCCGTACGAGACCGACCGGAAGATCACCACGCTGCTGCACGACCGGCAGTACCGCGAGGCGCTGGCCTGGCAGAACACCGCCTACAACCAGCCCCCGCACCCCAGCTTCTTCCTCGGCGACAAGATGGCGACCCCGCCGCGGCCGGCCATCACCACCCCGTGAAACCCCCCACAGAGAAGGAGTTCCGACATGGCTGAACAACGCACCGGGCACCGCGCGATAGCCGGCGTCCTCGGCGCCGTCGCCCTCACCGCGGGCGCGATCACCACCGGGCTGACCCTGCCCGCGGCCTCCGCCGCCACCTGGCCCACCCCCAGCGGCACCCCGCAGGCGGTCTCCAAGACCATCAGCGTCAGCGGGACCACCGACGGCGGTATGAAGCGCTACTACGGCTCCGGCGACCTCGGCGGCGACGGCCAGGAGGAGGACCAGGGCCCGCTGTTCGAGCTGAAGGACGGCGCCACCCTGAAGAACGTCATCCTCGGCGCCCCGGCCGCCGACGGCGTCCACTGCGAGGGCAGCTGCACCCTGCAGAACGTCTGGTGGGAGGACGTCGGCGAGGACGCCGCCACCTTCCGCGGCACCGGCAAGACGTTCAACGTGATCGGCGGCGGCGCCCGCAAGGCCGCGGACAAGATCTTCCAGTTCAACGGCGGCGGCACGCTCACCATCTCGAACTTCGCCGGCCAGGACTTCTCCACCTTCGTCCGGTCCTGCGGCAACTGCTCCTCGCAGTACAAGCGCACCATCAATGTGAGCAACACCGAGATCACCGCCCCGGGCAAGGTCATCGGCGGGATCAACACCAACTACGGCGACTCGCTGACCCTGCGCGGCATCACCGTCGTCGGGGACAGCAGCAAGAAGATCGTCCCGTGCCAGAAGTACATCGGGAACAACACCGGCGCCGAGCCGAGCAAGAACGGCAGCGGCCCCGACGGCACCTACTGCAAGTACAGCTCCTCCGACATCACCTACCGGTGATCGCCGCCTGGCCACGAACCACCGCGCGCCGTGCCTGACCCTCACAGGGACAGGCACGGCGCGTGCCCATGCCGGACACTGGTGGGCATGGACGCACCTGCCGAGCTGGGAAGTTTCCTGCGCACCCGCCGCGCCGGGCTGCGCCCCGAGGACGTCGGCCTGGTCGCCTACGGGACCCGGCGCCGCGTCCCGGGGCTGCGCCGCGAGGAGCTGGCGCAGCTGGCCGGGGTGAGCGCGGCGTACTACACCCGGCTGGAACAGGGCCAGTCCACCGGCGCCTCGGACGGGGTGCTGGACGCCATCGCCCGCGCGCTGCGGCTGAGCCCGGACGAGCGGGCGCACTTGAGCAATCTGGCCCGTCCGCCACGCGCCGCGCGCCGTCCCGCGCCACGCGCCGGCTCCGCGCGCCCGGCGACCCGGCGGCTGATCGCCGCGATGGACGGGGTGCCGGCCGTGGTCCTCGACCACCGCTTCGACGTCCTGGCCTGGAATCCGCTGGGGCACGCCCTGATCGCCGGGCATCTGCCCGCCGACGCGCCCGAGCGGCCCGCCGCCCGCCCCAACACCCAGCGGATGCTGTTCCTCGATCCGCACACCCGTGAGCTGTATCCGGACTGGCCAGGCGAGGCGCGGCGGGCGGTCTCCTCGCTGCGGGTGGCGGCGGGCGCGCACC
Coding sequences:
- a CDS encoding pectate lyase, whose amino-acid sequence is MAEQRTGHRAIAGVLGAVALTAGAITTGLTLPAASAATWPTPSGTPQAVSKTISVSGTTDGGMKRYYGSGDLGGDGQEEDQGPLFELKDGATLKNVILGAPAADGVHCEGSCTLQNVWWEDVGEDAATFRGTGKTFNVIGGGARKAADKIFQFNGGGTLTISNFAGQDFSTFVRSCGNCSSQYKRTINVSNTEITAPGKVIGGINTNYGDSLTLRGITVVGDSSKKIVPCQKYIGNNTGAEPSKNGSGPDGTYCKYSSSDITYR
- a CDS encoding helix-turn-helix domain-containing protein: MDAPAELGSFLRTRRAGLRPEDVGLVAYGTRRRVPGLRREELAQLAGVSAAYYTRLEQGQSTGASDGVLDAIARALRLSPDERAHLSNLARPPRAARRPAPRAGSARPATRRLIAAMDGVPAVVLDHRFDVLAWNPLGHALIAGHLPADAPERPAARPNTQRMLFLDPHTRELYPDWPGEARRAVSSLRVAAGAHPDDRRLAELIGELSMKSPEFAALWSRHPVRRCAFGTKSFHHPLVGPLELDFEMTRLPDSGGQGLLMYGAEPGSPSEAALRLLAREAGTFYAP